A genome region from Halococcus hamelinensis 100A6 includes the following:
- a CDS encoding CaiB/BaiF CoA transferase family protein: MTKGNTQGPLAGLDVVDCSGMISGGFATSQLADFGADVVMVEHPEHGDALREWPPFEGDTSLWWKSAGRNKRCITLDLSAADGRDLLLKMIDDADLFFENFRPGTLERWDLGPETLRKHNPELIVVRLSGYGQTGPRSDKAGFGTIAEGISGWANANGFPDREPLLPPISLADLTAAQFAVQGAMFAIFERDIGGSGEGQVIDVSLYEPLFRLFLGDVEAYDRLGKRRTRTGNQHSSAAPRNVYETADNHIALSASSQPIFENVMHAIDRPDLIDDPRFETNDDRVNNAAALDSVIEEWTSERSRERVLTEMEAADAIVGPIYDMSEIFEDEQYDARNDIVEVTDDELGTLRTANTVPKFSRTSGYVDHAGPRHGQHNEAVYLDELGVSESRYEKLRSEGVI; this comes from the coding sequence ATGACTAAAGGGAACACACAGGGGCCCCTCGCCGGCCTCGACGTTGTTGATTGCTCCGGGATGATCAGCGGTGGGTTCGCAACCTCGCAGTTAGCCGATTTCGGGGCGGACGTGGTGATGGTGGAACACCCCGAGCACGGCGACGCGCTCCGCGAGTGGCCGCCGTTCGAGGGGGATACCTCCTTATGGTGGAAGTCGGCCGGCCGCAACAAACGGTGTATCACGCTCGACCTGAGTGCGGCGGATGGCCGCGACCTCCTCTTGAAGATGATCGACGACGCGGACCTCTTCTTCGAGAACTTCCGACCGGGAACGCTCGAACGGTGGGACCTCGGGCCGGAGACACTGCGTAAACATAACCCCGAACTCATCGTCGTTCGGCTCTCGGGCTATGGACAGACCGGCCCACGGTCGGACAAGGCGGGGTTCGGAACTATCGCCGAGGGGATCTCGGGGTGGGCAAATGCGAATGGCTTCCCCGACCGGGAGCCGCTGTTGCCGCCGATAAGCCTCGCTGACCTGACCGCGGCACAGTTTGCCGTCCAGGGGGCGATGTTCGCGATATTCGAACGTGATATCGGCGGCAGCGGGGAGGGACAGGTTATCGATGTGAGCCTCTACGAACCTCTCTTTCGGCTGTTTCTGGGCGATGTCGAGGCTTACGACCGTCTCGGGAAGCGACGGACCCGGACCGGCAATCAGCATTCGAGCGCGGCACCACGGAACGTCTACGAGACGGCCGACAACCACATTGCGCTCTCGGCGTCCTCACAACCCATCTTCGAGAACGTTATGCACGCCATCGATCGTCCCGACCTCATCGACGACCCCCGATTCGAGACGAACGATGATCGCGTGAACAACGCGGCGGCGCTCGATTCGGTTATCGAGGAGTGGACCAGTGAACGGAGCCGTGAACGGGTACTCACCGAGATGGAGGCCGCCGACGCTATCGTCGGACCTATCTATGACATGAGCGAGATCTTCGAGGACGAACAGTACGACGCGCGCAACGACATCGTCGAGGTCACCGACGACGAGCTCGGCACACTGCGGACCGCGAACACGGTGCCGAAGTTCTCCCGGACGTCGGGATACGTCGATCACGCGGGTCCACGACACGGTCAGCACAACGAGGCAGTCTATCTCGACGAACTCGGGGTTTCGGAGTCAAGGTACGAGAAGCTGCGGAGCGAGGGGGTCATCTAA
- a CDS encoding helix-turn-helix domain-containing protein, with protein sequence MLVATLHVDLDRDHALSGLAEIHDRPFSMYQFEVLAGDTIRFLIKADEHRDAIATYLHQSPAVDSLENVAKSQLLVTKRSSGIVPILRKNHGMLQQMSQFHGTVRVIDVIVYNRDDLKSIMEELQELGSVQLKQLKPFGDPASSLSSRQAEVLELAYNAGYYDWPRPTDAETLAGELDISHATFLEHLRKAERKIMDEALGGAAPTPEIPHEIEL encoded by the coding sequence GTGCTCGTAGCGACCCTCCACGTAGATCTTGACCGGGATCACGCACTTAGTGGTCTCGCGGAGATCCACGACAGGCCGTTCTCCATGTACCAGTTCGAGGTCCTCGCCGGGGACACGATCCGGTTCCTGATCAAGGCGGATGAACATCGCGATGCGATCGCTACATATCTGCATCAGTCTCCAGCGGTCGACTCTCTCGAAAACGTCGCAAAATCCCAACTGCTCGTCACCAAACGGTCGTCCGGGATCGTGCCGATACTTCGGAAGAACCACGGAATGCTCCAGCAGATGAGCCAGTTCCACGGCACCGTTCGCGTCATTGACGTCATCGTCTACAACCGCGACGACCTCAAGAGCATCATGGAGGAACTACAAGAACTTGGGTCGGTCCAGCTGAAGCAACTCAAGCCGTTCGGCGACCCTGCGTCGTCCCTCTCAAGCCGCCAGGCGGAGGTCCTCGAACTCGCCTACAACGCCGGCTACTACGACTGGCCTCGGCCGACGGATGCGGAGACATTGGCTGGCGAACTCGATATCAGCCACGCGACGTTTCTGGAGCATCTTAGAAAGGCCGAACGCAAGATTATGGACGAGGCACTCGGTGGAGCGGCACCGACACCGGAGATACCCCACGAAATCGAACTCTGA
- a CDS encoding class I SAM-dependent methyltransferase: MGGPDGKSVNEWNTDSYDEGHSFVFEYGEGVVDLLEPEQGERILDLGCGTGHLTDRIAKSGADTVGLDASEEMVEKAQDAYPAYEFVNEDARRFSFGDPFDAVFSNAALHWIPEQDAVLDSVSDTLVPGGRFVAELGGTGNVAAIIDAVREEAAVRGYDVESPWYFPSIGEYTSKLESHDLETRYATLFDRPTELDSGTDGLAEWLGMFGDSFLSAIPDDEQSAVIASVEDRLREDQFRDGTWIADYRRLRVVARKIHR; the protein is encoded by the coding sequence ATGGGTGGACCGGACGGTAAATCAGTGAACGAGTGGAATACCGATAGCTATGATGAGGGACACTCCTTCGTCTTCGAGTACGGTGAAGGGGTGGTGGATCTTCTGGAGCCAGAACAGGGGGAGCGAATACTTGACCTCGGCTGTGGGACCGGCCATCTCACAGATCGTATTGCCAAGTCAGGGGCGGATACCGTCGGTCTTGACGCCTCTGAAGAAATGGTCGAGAAGGCCCAGGATGCTTATCCCGCCTACGAGTTCGTCAATGAAGATGCCCGCAGGTTCTCGTTCGGTGATCCGTTCGATGCCGTGTTTTCCAACGCGGCACTCCACTGGATTCCAGAACAGGATGCCGTTCTCGATTCGGTCTCCGATACACTCGTTCCTGGTGGCCGGTTCGTCGCTGAGCTGGGTGGGACAGGAAACGTCGCCGCCATTATTGACGCAGTTCGTGAAGAGGCGGCCGTACGCGGTTATGATGTCGAGAGTCCATGGTACTTCCCGAGTATCGGGGAATACACCTCGAAGTTGGAATCACACGATCTCGAAACACGCTACGCGACGCTCTTTGACCGACCAACTGAACTCGATAGCGGTACCGACGGACTCGCTGAATGGCTCGGCATGTTCGGTGACAGTTTCCTATCTGCGATCCCAGACGACGAACAGTCAGCGGTCATCGCTTCTGTTGAAGATCGCCTTCGAGAAGATCAGTTCCGAGACGGGACGTGGATCGCAGATTACCGACGGCTTCGCGTTGTAGCTCGGAAGATCCACAGGTAG